From a single Bacillus pseudomycoides DSM 12442 genomic region:
- the tadA gene encoding tRNA adenosine(34) deaminase TadA, with product MEQDIYFMQLAIEEAKKAEEIQEVPIGAVIVLGGEVISVAHNLRETEQRSIAHAELLAIDEACKKLGTWRLENATLYVTLEPCPMCAGGIVLSRVKRVVYGASDPKGGCAGTLMNLLTDERFNHQCEVVSGVMEEECGMLLTNFFRELRKRRKEKKEKLDKNTGA from the coding sequence ATGGAACAAGATATTTATTTTATGCAGCTTGCAATAGAAGAAGCGAAGAAAGCTGAAGAAATACAAGAAGTTCCGATTGGAGCTGTTATTGTACTCGGTGGAGAAGTAATCAGCGTTGCTCACAATTTAAGAGAGACAGAGCAACGATCAATTGCTCATGCAGAGTTATTAGCTATAGATGAAGCTTGTAAAAAGTTAGGTACGTGGCGTTTAGAAAATGCAACGTTATACGTTACATTAGAACCATGTCCGATGTGCGCAGGTGGAATTGTGTTATCCCGTGTAAAACGTGTCGTATATGGTGCAAGTGATCCAAAGGGTGGATGTGCAGGCACTTTAATGAACCTTTTAACGGACGAGCGTTTTAATCACCAATGTGAAGTAGTATCTGGTGTGATGGAAGAAGAATGTGGCATGTTGTTAACGAATTTTTTTAGAGAGCTTCGTAAAAGAAGGAAAGAGAAGAAGGAAAAATTGGATAAAAATACAGGTGCTTAA